In the Henningerozyma blattae CBS 6284 chromosome 8, complete genome genome, one interval contains:
- the SEC62 gene encoding Sec63 complex subunit SEC62 (similar to Saccharomyces cerevisiae SEC62 (YPL094C); ancestral locus Anc_8.572), translating to MSKSADSASATATASKAKQNTTVAVNSNNNEKKSIEIQINPETPMSVAKLLRHNKELKQRKGLFQQRQSDFFRYKRFIRALKSPEYTKKSKLQPDIFPPVILSETPATDPKEIEQEDIRARNIFITLIKTQLIVPAIKLHSNECFEHQLKPNKDYPHLILSNKAILQPDQYFVWNYNPKSWYDTFMGIGVIGLLLALVGYPLWPPFMRRGSYYLSMGSLALLGVFFAMALVRLFLHLISLPFCNKVTGGFWLFPNLFEDCGVLESFKPLYGFGEKILIPTLKR from the coding sequence atgtCAAAATCAGCCGATTCTGCTTCTGCTACTGCAACTGCCTCAAAGGCCAAACAGAATACCACTGTTGCAGTAAATtcgaataataatgaaaaaaaatctatagaaattcaaattaatcCTGAAACTCCAATGTCTGTGGCAAAACTATTAAGacataataaagaattaaaacaaagaaaaggTTTATTCCAACAAAGACAATCTGATTTCTTCCGTTACAAAAGATTCATTAGAGCTTTGAAATCTCCAGAATATactaaaaaatcaaaattacaACCAGATATATTCCCTCCAGTCATTTTATCAGAAACTCCGGCCACAGACCCAAAGGAAATTGAACAAGAGGATATTAGAGCACGTAATATATTCATCACTTTAATCAAGACTCAATTGATTGTTCCTGCCATCAAATTACATTCTAATGAATGTTTCGAACATCAATTGAAACCAAATAAAGATTATCCTCATTTAATCTTATCAAATAAAGCCATCTTACAACCAGATCAATATTTCGTTTGGAATTATAATCCAAAATCTTGGTATGATACTTTTATGGGTATTGGTGTCATTGGGTTATTGTTAGCATTGGTCGGCTATCCATTATGGCCACCGTTTATGAGACGTGgtagttattatttatcaatgGGCTCATTAGCTTTATTAGGTGTCTTTTTCGCAATGGCTTTGGTCAGATTATTCTtacatttaatttcattacctttttgtaataaagTTACAGGCGGATTCTGGTTATTCCCTAACTTATTTGAAGATTGTGGTGTATTGGAAAGTTTTAAACCTTTATATGGGTTTGGTGAAAAGATTCTTATTCCTACATtaaaaagatga
- the FZO1 gene encoding mitofusin (similar to Saccharomyces cerevisiae FZO1 (YBR179C); ancestral locus Anc_8.573), producing MNPSKDESKKNGKENTQNNTSGNVNSNNNNNNNNNNNNNNKTNQLNANSMVDDNSTIAPNAIYYTHDRSSNNHARSIISDTTTLHHDTNTNITTFNNATSSINSITTNNNNNDISNSDLSQWVYNNNRLSLNRSINQTLDILRKVSLIQPTKSNNSSEQKSTDQIKFTYPLTQMNENLNILKLDLKINHRMNTSLSSTTSNLNNDSLTNLFHFQLTQSLNHLNSLKIRVNDINSKVLITGDINTGKSNLCNSLLKKKKLLPEDQLPCTKLFCEIREASENNGIQQIHAIPIKTSDSSTLRGATLHSVKDANEFYNINSSTTYEVFPLDTLKELVYQNDKYILLKIYIKENIKQTGENNVAIEKSLLKNNIMNISLIDSPGLNVDSIQTTEIMSRQEEIDLVIFVINAENQLTLSAKDFINLASNEKKLIFFVVKKFDKIHDKERCRKLILDQIKDLSPETHKRSSEFIHFLSSAPDSDHEGDDGGDYDNDDDANNDDPDFDHLQTSLKNFILKKRAESKLLPAKTYLCRILDDLIFISNFNIKQFENDYLNLKSELDKIQPEINNKKIHFQRLNNNIDALIENTIDSCSKFTRQKIENSLNFQFIDLPNYTGIVNLYEFVLKTQIFIKNQILNSLNEAEQFAKDSTIKSVETIVELGKAELGDEFMSNRSFNSNLMFTKVHHNDIKALYIPLSFKDMVSPSWTGFISYVTCGLFQPFNKRIKSGSASEKNDRNKSQAMQDSKQVTTQIKSTSNALTKLGLNNYSMDQYWLNPSLLFSSKIPAMAVYSVGGAKALESILFNGIKFFSWDIIKHSIGPIFLTASVLAAAYLIQDISRAVPFNLLIKYETKLKEKNYGQLNADRITREVRNVLRVPSRSILTTCDINLDQKQGTRREIESKIACNNTSMTFFKQILDRSTKQRTLIDSISLDID from the coding sequence ATGAACCCTTCAAAAGAtgaaagtaaaaaaaatggaaaagaaaatacacaaaataatacttcTGGAAATgtaaatagtaataataataataataataataataataataataataataataaaaccaACCAACTTAATGCTAATTCCATGGTTGATGATAATTCAACTATTGCACCAAATGCAATATATTATACTCATGATCGTAGTTCTAATAACCATGCTCGAAGCATAATTTCAGATACAACTACATTACACCATGATACAAATACCAACATAACcacttttaataatgcaacttcttcaataaattctattactactaataataacaataatgatatatcGAATTCAGATTTAAGCCAATGGgtgtataataataatagattatCCCTTAATAGATCTATTAATCAAACTTTGGACATTTTAAGGAAAGTCTCTTTGATTCAACCAactaaatcaaataattcatcagaGCAAAAATCAACTGatcaaattaaatttactTATCCATTAACACAAatgaatgaaaatttaaatatcttaAAATTGGATTTAAAGATCAATCATCGTATGAATACTTCTTTATCTTCTACGActtctaatttaaataatgattcgttgactaatttatttcatttccAATTAACTCAAtcattaaatcatttaaattctttaaagatTCGTGTTAATGATATCAATTCAAAAGTCTTAATTACGGGTGATATCAATACAGggaaatcaaatttatgTAATagtttattgaaaaaaaaaaaattattacctGAAGATCAATTACCGTgtacaaaattattttgtgaAATTAGAGAAGCCAGCGAAAATAATGGTATTCAACAGATACATGCCATACCGATTAAAACTTCTGATTCATCAACTTTAAGGGGCGCAACACTACATTCAGTTAAAGATGCGAATGagttttataatataaactCCTCAACTACTTATGAAGTCTTCCCTCTTGATACATTAAAGGAATTGGTTTatcaaaatgataaatacattttattgaaaatttacatcaaggaaaatataaaacaaacTGGTGAAAATAATGTAGCCATCGAAAAAtctttattgaaaaataatataatgaatatatcATTGATTGATTCTCCAGGTTTAAATGTAGATTCAATTCAAACTACAGAAATTATGTCAAGGCAAGAGGAAATTGATCTAGTGATTTTTGTCATAAATGCCGAAAATCAATTGACATTATCTGCAAAGGACTTTATTAATTTGGCTtccaatgaaaaaaaattgatattcttTGTTGTTAagaaatttgataaaatcCATGATAAAGAACGTTGTAGgaaattaattcttgaCCAAATCAAAGATCTTTCACCAGAGACTCATAAAAGGTCATCTgaatttattcatttccTTTCATCTGCGCCAGATTCAGATCATGAAGGTGATGACGGTGGTGATTATGACAACGATGATGATgctaataatgatgatccAGATTTCGATCATTTACAAAcatctttgaaaaattttattcttaaaaaaagagCTGAATCGAAACTATTACCTGCAAAGACATATCTTTGCAGAATTTTGGATGATTTGATTTTCATCTCAAATTTCAACATTaaacaatttgaaaatgattatttgaatttgaaatcagAACTAGATAAAATACAACCTGaaattaacaataaaaaaattcattttcaaagattaaataataatattgatgcTTTGATTGAAAACACAATCGATTCATGTTCTAAATTCACACGacaaaaaattgaaaattcgttgaattttcaatttattgatttacCAAATTACACTGGTATAGTGAATCTTTAtgaatttgttttaaagacacaaatattcattaaaaacCAAATCCTAAATAGTTTAAATGAAGCTGAACAATTTGCTAAAGATAGCACAATTAAAAGCGTGGAAACCATTGTAGAATTGGGCAAAGCAGAATTAGGTGACGAATTCATGTCAAATAGATCATTTAATAGTAATTTGATGTTTACAAAAGTACAtcataatgatattaaggCTCTATATATACCATTGTCATTTAAAGATATGGTTTCACCATCTTGGACAGGCTTTATCAGCTATGTAACATGTGGTTTGTTTCAAccttttaataaaagaataaaaagtGGTAGTGCttcagaaaaaaatgatagaAACAAATCACAAGCCATGCAAGATTCCAAACAAGTGACTACTCAGATAAAATCTACTTCAAATGCCTTAACTAAATTAGGtttaaacaattattcAATGGATCAATATTGGTTGAATCCCTCTCTCTTGTTTTCGTCAAAAATCCCTGCTATGGCTGTTTATTCGGTAGGGGGCGCAAAGGCACTGGAgtcaattttattcaatggaattaaatttttctcaTGGGACATAATCAAACATTCTATAGGCCCAATCTTTTTAACAGCATCTGTTCTAGCTGCAGCTTATCTAATTCAAGATATTTCGAGAGCTGTTCCATTTAAtttactaataaaatacgaaactaaattaaaagaaaaaaattatggcCAATTAAATGCAGATAGAATCACAAGAGAGGTAAGAAATGTTTTACGTGTCCCAAGTCGTTCAATTCTTACTACCTGTGATATTAATCTAGATCAAAAGCAAGGCACCAGAAGAGAGATTGAATCGAAGATTGCATGCAATAATACTTCTATGACCTTTTTTAAACAGATCCTGGATAGGTCGACTAAACAACGGACTCTTATCGATAGTATCAGTCTAGATATTgattaa
- the GLR1 gene encoding glutathione-disulfide reductase GLR1 (similar to Saccharomyces cerevisiae GLR1 (YPL091W); ancestral locus Anc_8.568): MPPTLKHYNYLVIGGGSGGVASARRAASYGAKTLIIEGNRFGGTCVNVGCVPKKVMWYASDLATRVQQANEYGLYQGVKLDSKTLTFNWEQFKSKRDAYVERLNGIYERNLTREKVDMIKGWASFNKAGNVEVKKHDGTIEEFTSDHILIATGGKPILPVNTPGYEYGITSDGFFELPTQPEKVVVVGAGYIGVELTGVFHGLGSETHLVIRGQTVLRKFDDLIQETITDHYINEGINIHKGSTVSKVEKNPTTKKLTITLSTGEIIEDADQLVWTMGRRTFLGLGLENVGVELNSKEQIVVDEYQNTTAKLPNSKIYSLGDVVGDVELTPMAINAGRKLSNRLFGPEKFKNQKADYTNVPSVVFSHPEVGSIGLSEKDAIAKYGRDNLKIYNSSFTAMYFAMLEHKSPTRYKLICEGPNEKVVGLHIIGDSSAEILQGFGVAIKMGATKQDFDNCIAIHPTSAEELVTLT; the protein is encoded by the coding sequence atgcCTCCAACTTTAAAAcattacaattatttagTCATTGGCGGTGGTTCAGGTGGGGTGGCCTCCGCAAGAAGAGCTGCTTCATACGGTGCtaaaactttaataatagaagGTAATAGATTTGGTGGTACCTGTGTCAATGTAGGTTGTGTCCCTAAAAAAGTGATGTGGTATGCTTCAGATTTAGCCACTAGAGTTCAACAAGCTAATGAGTATGGTCTTTATCAAGGCGTTAAATTAGATTCCAAAACTTTGACTTTTAATTGGGAGCAATTCAAATCAAAGAGAGACGCCTATGTAGAAAGATTAAATGGTATTTatgaaagaaatttaacAAGAGAAAAAGTCGACATGATTAAAGGTTGGgcttcatttaataaagcAGGTAATGTGGAAGTTAAAAAACATGATGGTACCATTGAAGAATTCACCTCAGatcatattttaattgCTACTGGTGGTAAACCAATCTTACCAGTTAATACCCCAGGTTATGAATATGGTATTACGTCTGATGGGTTTTTCGAATTACCTACTCAGCCTGAAAAAGTTGTTGTGGTGGGTGCAGGTTATATTGGTGTAGAATTAACTGGTGTTTTCCATGGATTGGGTTCTGAAACTCATCTAGTTATTAGAGGTCAAACAGTATTGAGAAAGTTCgatgatttaattcaagaaaCTATTACTGATCATTATATCAATGAAggtattaatattcataaAGGTTCCACAGTATCTAAAGTGGAAAAAAATCCTACCactaaaaaattaacaattaCTCTTTCTACAGGTGAAATCATTGAAGATGCCGACCAATTGGTTTGGACAATGGGTCGTAGAACCTTCTTGGGTCTAGGTTTAGAAAATGTCGGTGTTGAATTAAATTCCAAAGAACAAATCGTTGTTGATGAATATCAAAATACTACCGCTAAATTACccaattctaaaatttaTTCCTTAGGTGATGTTGTTGGTGATGTCGAACTAACTCCAATGGCTATTAATGCTGGTagaaaattatctaatagATTATTTGGTCcagaaaaatttaagaatcAAAAAGCTGATTATACAAATGTTCCTAGCGTTGTCTTTTCTCATCCAGAAGTTGGTAGTATTGGGTTAAGTGAAAAAGATGCCATTGCCAAGTACGGTAGGGACAActtgaaaatttacaaCTCAAGTTTCACCGCCATGTATTTTGCAATGTTAGAACATAAATCTCCAACAAGATATAAATTGATTTGTGAAGGACCAAATGAAAAAGTTGTTGGTTTACATATCATTGGTGATTCATCTGCTGAAATTCTACAAGGTTTTGGTGTGGCAATCAAAATGGGTGCTACAAAGCaagattttgataattgtaTTGCTATTCACCCAACTAGTGCTGAAGAATTAGTGACTTTAACTtag
- the RLM1 gene encoding Rlm1p (similar to Saccharomyces cerevisiae SMP1 (YBR182C) and RLM1 (YPL089C); ancestral locus Anc_8.566), translating to MGRRKIEIQPIDQERNRSVTFIKRKAGLLKKAHELSVLCKVDVAVIILGTNNTFYEFSSTDINDLLNCYSNSLQSSNQNSKLSHIKKTPMDYGDYQPKSYVLNKLPQHYLNPRKRSVDQNSSSSIENSRLFKRQIATPSTNTTSLPVPNNSNFRNTTTSSISNTLVPSSTPPATAAAAPTHQLQDHVQRQFHNLYRAMSATNSSTSSNSPNSATIDVPPSTINPTTNTTTTNTTNTTTTSSMPMSTIKQEPLNPIAPSILNDSNNNNNNNNNNNNNNNNNNNNNNNKSNSSSNILNPSQRSINTSTTSLPNTSSNTLPLRTTSNTHSLRANSNTINNPTSSPSNSNTFSHQRKLSMRPVLRVQIPNHHNIKNTNTNTNSNSNTNSNTTNNSNSESNTNTKNNTNVKSDPISNTSPQETISSKSITNLAKPNITSSSTETSNSTSNSSSTMSNRNQLNRSNLNGVNSGNISATGFGLPPVFPYSPASGQFYLATPFQQHPSTTVPTMNSNNNNSNNNSNPSLMQRQIQQHQTSQFRSHTPLQTDNNNSNGPGNNTAITPGLGPLTGSLPSKFVHDLIIPSPSTSMSMFQDWSFNANGQPTNTNNPPSTTTRNINRNTIEITTTNNNNNPLPNTMQPSNGNTWLNPYGTNNQPSSASSTRFFTFANETPTTSTNPNPLLSLKNYSTDTGSNLTSNIPSLQNSNKFDSNSTTSPVISNSNTMHSNLTTNNNTSTNVSTTAPITTNNNNNNNNNNNINNNKSNNSNTNSNNSPMGNTDNLKSSPSRPVDNSNLQNASTLPNITTSTSTTKPIVATSNENHIHLSK from the coding sequence ATGGGTAGACGTAAGATTGAGATCCAACCCATTGATCAAGAAAGAAATAGATCCGTCACTTTTATCAAGAGGAAAGCTGgtcttttgaaaaaagcTCATGAGTTATCTGTGCTTTGTAAAGTAGACGTTGCTGTCATCATTTTAGGTACAAACAATACGTTTTACGAGTTCTCGTCCACTGATATCAATGATCTTTTAAATTGCTATTCCAATAGTTTACAATCATCCAATCAAAACTCTAAACTATCTCATATCAAAAAGACTCCCATGGATTATGGTGATTATCAACCGAAATCGTATGtgttaaataaattaccTCAGCATTATTTGAATCCAAGGAAAAGATCCGTAGATCAAAATTCTTCTTCGTCTATTGAAAATAGTAGGTTATTCAAAAGACAAATTGCAACACCCTCTACAAATACCACTTCATTACCTGTaccaaataattctaattttagGAACACAACTACTTCTTCCATTTCCAACACTTTGGTCCCTTCTTCTACTCCACCTGCCACTGCAGCAGCAGCCCCGACTCATCAGTTACAAGATCATGTTCAAAGACAATTCCATAACTTATATAGAGCCATGTCTGCAACAAATTCTTCTACTTCCTCAAATTCTCCAAATTCAGCCACAATCGATGTACCACCATCAACTATAAATCCTACAACAAATACAACCACTACGAACACCACCAATACAACCACTACTTCATCGATGCCTATGTCAACAATAAAACAAGAACCGTTAAACCCAATTGCTCCTTCCATTCtaaatgattcaaataataataacaacaacaacaataataataacaataacaataacaacaacaacaacaacaacaacaacaaaagTAATTCATcaagtaatattttaaatccATCACAAAGATCAATCAATACTTCTACTACATCTTTACCAAACACATCTTCAAACACTTTACCCTTAAGAACTACTTCAAACACTCACTCATTAAGAGCAAATTCCAATACCATCAATAATCCTACTTCATCTccatcaaattcaaatactttTAGTCATCAAAGGAAATTATCAATGAGACCTGTATTACGTGTTCAAATTCCAAATCatcataatattaaaaatacaaatacaaatacaaattcaaattcaaatacaaattcaaatacaacTAACAATAGTAATTCAGAATCTAACACAAACACAAAGAATAATACAAATGTAAAAAGTGATCCAATTTCGAACACGTCACCACAAGAAACAATATCATCGAAATCTATCACTAATCTCGCCAAACCAAATATCACATCATCTTCTACTGAGACTTCCAACTCTActtcaaattcatcttcCACAATGTCAAATAggaatcaattaaatagatcaaatttaaatggaGTAAATTCGGGTAATATTTCAGCAACTGGGTTTGGTTTACCACCTGTTTTCCCCTATTCACCTGCTTCTggtcaattttatttagcCACTCCATTCCAACAACATCCATCTACTACTGTACCGACAatgaattcaaataataataattcaaataataatagcaatcCTTCATTGATGCAAAGACAAATACAACAACATCAAACTTCCCAATTTAGATCCCATACTCCTCTACAAACTGATAACAATAATTCCAATGGACCAGGAAATAACACTGCTATAACACCTGGGTTAGGTCCTTTAACTGGCTCTTTACCATCCAAATTTGTTcatgatttaataataccTTCACCAAGTACTTCAATGTCCATGTTTCAAGATTGGTCTTTTAATGCAAATGGTCAACCAACTAATACCAATAACCCTCCTTCTACAACaacaagaaatattaatcgTAATACTATAGAGATTACCACTAcaaacaataacaataatccATTACCAAATACAATGCAACCTTCTAATGGCAATACATGGCTAAATCCCTATGGTACAAATAATCAACCTTCATCAGCATCTTCTACAAGATTCTTTACGTTTGCTAATGAAACTCCAACCACTTCCACAAATCCAAATCCACTGTtatctttgaaaaattattcaactGATACTGGTTCTAATTTAACATCAAATATCCCAAGTTTacaaaattctaataaatttgattcaaACTCAACAACATCTCCAGtaatatcaaattcaaatacaatGCACTCAAATTTaactacaaataataacaccTCTACAAATGTTTCTACTACTGCTCCTATTACtacaaacaataataataataataataacaacaacaatattaacaataacaaaagCAACAATAGTAATACTAACAGTAATAATTCCCCTATGGGCAATACggataatttaaaatcgTCTCCTTCTAGACCAGTAGATAATTCGAATTTACAAAATGCGTCCACATTACCAAATATAACAACTTCTACCTCAACTACGAAACCAATTGTTGCGACTTCAAATGAAAatcatattcatttatctaaataa
- the TBLA0H03760 gene encoding ceramidase (similar to Saccharomyces cerevisiae YPC1 (YBR183W) and YDC1 (YPL087W); ancestral locus Anc_8.564), with protein MTFLRWNYPDEVLSGYWGPVTSTIDWCEENYVISPFIAEWSNTLTNAMFLLTALYTTWTAYRDRLEKRFIYIGLGFALVGVGSWWFHMTLQYKYQLLDELPMWYATCIPTWSLICEYLDYFPPNQQQNGSSTRSSNSFFSLSPQQTRRRHDIIGWIITAVVAILTVVYMFWDRNPYIQHTGYAVFTGIVVIISAIMMWKKITDRFAKRNLMWCAGLGALIFAVGFVCWIFDKAMCGFWRNLRRNYILLPFGVLFELHGWWHLLTGTGVYYYVVFLQYLRILVVNEKVDDYLFIWRLKLIPELIPKEMANDLWTPYSLEFRGPYVKIKDPNTHSNGHVHGHNHTHESSLLHSSNVHNNYNSTSN; from the coding sequence ATGACATTTTTAAGATGGAATTATCCTGATGAAGTACTCTCTGGTTATTGGGGTCCTGTCACTTCCACCATCGATTGGTGTGAAGAAAACTATGTCATCTCACCTTTCATAGCAGAATGGTCTAACACATTGACTAATGCTATGTTTTTATTAACTGCTCTATACACTACTTGGACTGCATATCGCGATCGTTTAGAGAAAAGATTTATCTATATCGGTTTAGGGTTCGCCCTGGTAGGGGTCGGATCTTGGTGGTTCCATATGACTTTGCAATacaaatatcaattattagatgaattaCCAATGTGGTATGCCACTTGTATACCTACTTGGTCATTAATCTGTgaatatttggattattttCCACCTAACCAACAACAAAATGGTTCGTCAACTCGTTCTTCAAATTCGTTTTTCAGTTTAAGTCCTCAACAAACAAGACGTAGACATGATATCATCGGTTGGATCATTACCGCTGTTGTTGCTATTTTAACTGTGGTCTACATGTTTTGGGATAGAAACCCTTATATCCAACATACTGGGTATGCAGTATTCACAGGTATAGTGGTAATCATCTCTGCCATTATGATGTGGAAGAAGATTACAGATCGTTTTGCAAAGAGAAATTTAATGTGGTGTGCCGGTCTTGGTGCATTAATATTTGCTGTAGGGTTTGTCTGTTGGATTTTTGACAAAGCCATGTGCGGATTTTGGAGAAATCTGAGAAGAAACTATATATTGTTGCCTTTCGgtgtattatttgaattacaTGGCTGGTGGCATTTATTAACAGGTACAGGTGTCTATTATTATGTGGTGTTTTTACAATACCTAAGAATTTTAGTTGTCAATGAAAAAGTAGATGACTATTTGTTCATTTGGAGATTGAAATTGATCCCAGAATTAATTCCAAAGGAAATGGCAAACGATTTATGGACCCCTTACTCTTTAGAATTTAGAGGACCTTACGTCAAGATCAAGGACCCTAATACACATTCTAACGGACATGTACATGGTCATAATCATACGCATGAATCCTCTTTACTACACTCTTCCAACGTTCacaacaattataataGTACAAGCAATTGA
- the SSU1 gene encoding Ssu1p (similar to Saccharomyces cerevisiae SSU1 (YPL092W); ancestral locus Anc_8.569), with the protein MGLVRKIALTFSPADFIIVMATGISSDILYVFPYSGFWLRRASYPMFAVACLSMLYFQILCLLHLIFYIKENSLKAYFNEYFRNPNKALFWGAYPMGLVTIINYMVNLVVHDGRITHGVKMRMIRTCYVLWWFDVGISLWTAWGINFFILKSHFLNGSLGKYQSYSQKIMTEQLKSMILFPIIPIVVACSSSANFTMLEIFSETFNRRIQFMTLIVTTLLWLHALALVFMLITIFFWNLYVNKIPPMTQAFSLFIVLGPLGQASFGILLLTNDAILYVNKYYHLPTQLSDITTIDDLHSIILTLSIPWMFKAIGLILGLTLLGFGYYYTIFSILSFIYYSTKKLDHPTDKNKKIRLYHFNKGWWGMTFPMGTMSLGSTELYHQFNEYVPMKTFRVLGTIYGTVCILWSINCVLFTLYFTVLPFIKNNIVKPCKNKDESIGESPMILDYSSSSSTEPKV; encoded by the coding sequence ATGGGACTAGTTAGGAAAATTGCATTGACATTTAGTCCTGCAGATTTTATCATCGTCATGGCTACAGGGATATCCTCAGATATCCTCTACGTATTCCCCTATTCTGGCTTTTGGCTGCGGCGGGCATCATATCCAATGTTTGCAGTAGCTTGTTTATCTATGTTATATTTCCAAATCTTATGTCTGCTGCATTTGATCTTTTATATCAAAGAAAATTCTCTTAAAGCTTATTTCAACgaatattttagaaatcCAAATAAAGCTTTGTTTTGGGGTGCTTACCCAATGGGGTTAGTCACCATCATCAATTATATGGTCAATTTAGTGGTACATGATGGTAGAATCACACATGGTGTAAAGATGAGAATGATACGAACTTGCTATGTGTTATGGTGGTTCGATGTGGGTATTTCTCTTTGGACCGCTTGGGgcatcaattttttcattttgaaaTCTCATTTCCTTAATGGTTCTCTGGGGAAATATCAAAGCTATtctcaaaaaattatgacTGAACAATTGAAATCCATGATTCTTTTCCCCATTATCCCTATTGTTGTCGCATGTTCCAGCAGTGCAAATTTCACCATGTTGGAAATCTTTTCCGAAACTTTTAATAGAAGGATTCAATTCATGACTCTTATTGTTACTACATTATTATGGTTGCATGCCTTAGCATTAGTCTTTATGTTGATTACtatctttttttggaatttaTACGTCAATAAAATCCCTCCAATGACCCAAGCGTTTTCCCTTTTCATTGTTTTGGGTCCATTGGGCCAAGCTTCTTTTGGGATTTTATTGTTAACTAATGATGCAATTTTGTATGTcaacaaatattatcatttacCAACCCAATTATCAGATATTACCACTATAGATGATTTGCATTCCATCATCTTAACATTATCCATTCCTTGGATGTTTAAAGCCATTGGGCTAATCCTTGGTTTAACTTTGCTTGGATTCGgctattattatacaatCTTTTCCATTCTTTCATTTATCTATTATTCAACCAAAAAATTGGATCATCCAACcgataaaaataaaaaaattcgtCTCTACCATTTCAATAAAGGTTGGTGGGGGATGACTTTCCCCATGGGTACAATGTCCCTGGGCAGTACCGAATTATACCATCAATTCAATGAATACGTCCCCATGAAAACTTTCCGCGTCTTGGGTACCATATATGGAACTGTATGTATCTTATGGTCAATCAATTGTGTACTATTCacattatattttactGTATTGCCATTCATCAAGAATAACATTGTAAAACcttgtaaaaataaagatgaatCAATAGGGGAATCTCCAATGATTCTCGAttattcttcatcttcttcaacaGAACCTAAAGTATAA